Within the Clostridium scatologenes genome, the region GTTGCAGAATCATCAACTATTAATATATTTTTTTTCCCCTTATCCATTAATTTAACCTCCCCTTTTTACCTTATAACATAAACATAAATTATTAATTCTAAATTAACTGATTCTTGGACTCAGTTGGAGTTTTCCTATGAAAAATAGTTCTCTAATTCTGAGTCTTAGAATAACTTATCTAGGCGCGTAACAGTGCTTATCCCTCAAGTTAAGTAGAGAGCCAAAATCTATAATTTTGTGCAAATCACTTACTCCTTTGAAAATAATAGAAAAAGTTTCATACAAAGAAAGTAGGGATATTAGCAATAGTAGCAATAAGATAAAAATATTTAGTTTAAAAACATAATATATTATGTAATTTAAGGTCATTATATATATTTAACATCTCTAATTATATCAAAAATAATTCACAATAATTTTTAATTTTTATTTAAATTTAATATGCTCATAAAAACAAATATATAGTAAATTTAAATGTGGATTAAAATCTACATTTAATCCAAATAAATCCATAGAATTTTTTACCATATAATAAATTTATCCGCACTTTTTTCATTAGCACGGATTTTTTTTTATAATATCATAATAACACTCCTAATTGTAAATTTCAATATTTTTATACATATTCAGCCAAGGAGTTGTTAAAGCTTTTGCCTTATTATTAATAAATAAGAAATTTATAAAAAACAACTAGCAAAATATACTTTGCAATTGTATAAATGACTGCATAATCATCTATATTTTCATAGACAAACTTCTCAATAAATAATTATGCAATCATTTACATTAACTATGATCTTGTGATTTTTTGCTCAATCATATTCTCTACTTCTTCTTGTGTCAAACCACTAGCATTAATAACTGGAACTTTTGTGGAAGTATCACTAATACCCATCATATCTGTATTATAATCAGCTGTGACAATTGCATCCAAGTTTTCATATTTTGAAGTATTATTTTCAAAATTTCCACTTAAAGTTTCTACTGAATATCCTTTTGAACTCAAATAATCTGCAATCATAGACAATCCTTGTTCTATACCAATCCTTTTCATATGTTATCACCTCAGCTCTATTTTCTCCATTCATAGTTACTGATATACATACTTATTTTGTAATTCATTAATTATGTTAATCAAACTTCTAGCATATAAAATTTTCACTTGATATAAAAATAAAACTGTTGCTTTTAATACAACAGTCTTATTTTTAATTTAACCTACTATACTATCTCTAATATTTCTGATTTTGATTTTGCATTTAGTATATTATTTCTAAATTCTTCATGCATCAATTTTCTTGATAGGTTAGCTAACGCCTGTAAATGGAGATCACTTTGTGAATCATTTACTGCTATCATAAATATTAAATTTACTGGCTCTCCATCTATCGAATCATAATCAATGCCATTTTTAATTACTCCTAATGCAATCCTTGGTTCCTTTACGGCTGTCGATTTAGAATGCGGTATAGCTATTCCAAAGCCTATACCAGTATTGCTTAAAGATTCTCTATGATAAATATCTTCTTTGAATTTATCTCTATCAAATATTACTCCATCTTTTACTAACACATCAATCATTTTACCAATGAGGTCATCTTTATCCTTCGCAGTTATATTTAATTCTATAGTATTTTCTGTTATTAGTTTATTTAATTCCATAGTTCATCATCCATCCCTTTATAACAACATTAATTCAATATAAAATCTTAATTATTGTGCTTTTTTCTGAACGTATCCTCTATATGTCCCATATAGTACTGCTCCAACTGCTGACCCTACTAATATTGCACCTACCCATAATAATGGACTGCTAACTAGTGGTAATATTAAAAATCCACCATGTGGAGCTGGTACTTGAATTCTCATTAAGTAACTTAATACAGCAGATATAGAAGATGCAATCATCAATATTGGAATAACTCTCAATGGATCTTTAGCTGCAAAAGGAATTGCTCCTTCCGTTATGTGAGTACAACCTAAAATGTAGTTTACCAAACCTGCAGCTCTTTCTTCTTCATCGAATCCTTTCTTAAAAAATGTTGTAGCTAAAGCAATTACAAGTGGTGGTGTTATACATGCTGCTGAAACACCAGCCATGAAATAATAATTTCCCTGTGCAAGCAGCATTGTACCTGTTAAATAAGCTGCTTTATTTACTGGACCTCCAAAGTCAAACGCGCTCATACAACCTATAACTATTCCTAATAAAATTGGGTTTGCTTGCTGTAGAGATGCCAGCCATCCCATAGCACCTTTATTTATAGCTGCTATTGGTCCACCTAGTAAAGTCATTAATACACCAGTTATTAATATTCCTATTATTGGCAATATAAATATTGATTTTAACCCTTCAAATTGTTTTGGTAACCCCGATAACAACTTTTTAAAGTAAAGCATTAAGTATCCAGCAAAGAATCCTGCAATAATACCACCTAAAAATCCTGATCCTGTAGTATTGGCTATAAGTCCACCAACAAATCCTGCAACCATGCCTGGCCTTCCAGAAATGGAATTAGCAATATATGCTGTAAATATCGGAACTATTACTGAAAATGCTTGGCCACCTATTCCCTTAATCATAGCTGCTGTAGCATTATATTGTGATGATTTTGGATCAAAAGAATATATACCCCATAAAAATGATACCGCTATAAGTACACCACCAGCTACAACAAATGGTAACATATAAGAAACACCATTCATTAAATGCTTATATATATCTCTAGTTAAAGATTGTTTTCCTACAACTTCATCAGAACTTTTCTTTATACTGGATTTTTCTGGTACCTTTCCACCTTTTACAGGCACTTTTCCATCTAATACAGCCTGAATTAATTCTTTAGGTTTACGTATTCCATCCACAACTGAAGTTTCTATAGTTGGTTTTCCTATAAATCTGTCAGTTCTTGCATCCTTATCTGATGCAACTATTACTCCAACTGCCTCTTCTATATCTTTGTTCGTTAATTCATGTTCAACTCCAACTGCACCATTGGTTTCTACTTTTATTTCTATACCTAATTCTTCAGCTGCCTTTTTTAACGCCTCTTCTGCCATAAATGTATGAGCAATTCCTGTAGGACACCCTGTAACAGCAACAATTTTTTTCATTTACATTACCTCCTTAACATCTATTATTTTCATATATGTGGATACCTTCTTCAAGTCTCCTAATGCACTTGACTCAGCAACATTTGCTCCTGTGGCAGATGCTTTTTTAAGTGCTTTTTCAATATTACCTTGAAATATCCATTCACTTAAAAATGCTGCTAATGATGAATCACCTGCACATGCAGAGCTTAAAAGCTTAATTTTAGGTGCATTGCAATAGTAAGTTTTTTTACCATCATAAAAATACATACCATTTTCCCCTAAAGTTAAAAGTATATTTCTTGCACCAAGCTTATTAATATATTTCAATGCATTCTTTATGTCATTTTCATCATTTAAATGAACTCCAAATATTTCTTTAACCTCATCATCATTAGGTTTAATTAATAATGGTTTATATTTTAATAATTCCTTTAATTTTTCAGAACTAATATCTAATACAATTTCTACATTTTTTTCAGCACATATATCTAAGATTTCATTATAATAATCCTGTTTTATACTTTGAGGCAAACTTCCACTTATTATTAAATAATCATGCTTTTTTAAATTTGACGATAAATATTCTAATAAATCTTTTTGAGTTTCTTCCGGAACAAATGGGCCCTTATTTACATATTTAAATTCCTTGTTATCTTCAATAGTTATAAATACATTTATTCTTGTATTTTCTTCTATCCAAAAAGGTATTGTAGATATATTTCTCTTATCTAACTCATCTACAATATACTTTCCTGTAAATCCTCCAAAGAAGCCAATTGCCTTACTTTCTATAGAATAATGATTTAAAACTAGTGATACATTTACCCCTTTGCCATTAGGTGAATATGATAAATTATTAGTTCTATTTACTTTAAATGGTTCACTGCTGCTTGAATAACAATTCATGTCTATAGCTGGATTTGTTGTTAATGTATAAATCATCTGTTCACCACCTATCTTTCTAAGCTTGGTCATTACTTCCACAAACCATTATTTTATGCCTTACTATGTCCTTCATTGCTTCTTTTCCTGGTGTCATGTATTTTCTTGGATCATTAGCAGCTGGATTTTCATTAAAGTATTTCTTTACAGCATTTGAAAATGGGATTTTTAAATCAGTAGCTACATTTACTTTGCAAATTCCAAGAGATATGGCCTTTTTCACCAATTCATCAGGTACATCTGAAGCTCCATGTAATACTAGTGGAACCTCAACTTTTTTTCTAATTTCCACTAATCTATCAAAATCTAGTTTAGGTTCTCCCTTATATAGTCCATGAGCTGTACCTATAGCTATTGCCAGCGAATCTACACCTGTTCTGGCTACAAATTCTATAGCATCATCTGGATTTGTATACATTGCATCCTTCTCACTTACTACTAAATCATCTTCCCTTCCACCTAATTTACCAAGTTCCGCTTCAACAGTTACATCATATTTATGTGCATATTCTACTATTTCTTTAACAATTCTTATATTCTCTTCAAAGGCTTTTTTCGATGCATCTATCATACATGATTTAAAACCAATATCTATATAGTTTTTAATTTCAGCAACATTTTCAAAATGATCTAAATGAATAGATATTGGAATATCATATCTTGCTGCTGCTACCTCTGCCATTGCAACTATATAATCTGCTCCTGCATAGTCAGTAATGGTGGATGGAGTTCCTGCTATGATGACTGGAGATTTTGATTCAGCTGCAGTTTCTGCAACAACTTGCAATGTTTCCATGTTATGAATGTTAAATGCTGGTACTGCATATCCATTCAATTTCGCTTTTTTTAACATTTCTCTGGTAGATAAAATTCTTCTCATTTTCTTTTTCTCCCTTTGTGCTTTATTTATACTTTTATTTTAGCTTATACATATAGAAAATGTTTTCATAACTCTTATATACTCCTCCACCTGTATAAACGAACAAACTTAGCTTTTACCTATATTAAAGCTACATAATTAATTTTGAAAATATAAAAAAAGAGATTTTCAATAAATCTGAAAACCTCTTTTTCACATTGGGAAATAGTCTAAATTATTAAATAATCTATAATAGCTCTTGATATAATAAACAATGGCAATCTTGAAGTAACTTCAAATTCCTTTATAGACGTTCTTGACTGCTTATATCCAATTAGTGTGATATCTGATATTTCTTCTAATTTGCTGCCTGTAACACAGCAGCAAGTAATCAATTTAGCTCCTGTTTTAATTGCACTTTCAGCTGATTCTACTATTTCTGGAGATCCAATTTTCAAAGAAAAGACTATTACAAGTTCATCCTTATTTAAGGTTTTACATATCTTCCTCATAATGTTAGGATCAACTATTAAGAATGTATTATATCCAAGCAATTGCAGTTTTAAATTAAATTCTTGAGCAACAAGTTCTGTAAGACCTCTAGCTAAAATATATATACGTTTTGACTCTTTTATCAATTTAACAGTTTTTAATACATTCTTTACAGAAATATTTTCTATTGTCTTTGTTACCTCTATCAAAGATTTTCCTAATATCTCATTTACCTTTTTAGAATCATGATTATAGTCTTCTTTGGCTGAAATTTTATATCGCAATTCTGAAAAGCCCTCTAATCCACACTTTTTTATAGTTCTAGAAACAGTCGCTGGTGAAGTAAATGATTTTTCTGCTACATCAACTATGGACATATTAGGTATATTACTTTCATTTGAATTAATATAATTAACTACCATTTTTTCAGTTTCAGTAAGCTTATCCAAAATATTATTACCAACTTCTATAACCAAATTTACTCCTCCTTATAATTACCATAACATCTAAACTAAAATAATAAAAATATAATGTCACTAAATCATACTAAATCTTTAGCCACATTATAACATAAAATAAAATAGTTCTCCCAAATTTTTAGTTTGAGAGAACTTATATTTATACTCTAGCCAGGAAATATAAGGCACGCAGCAAAAAGTTTTTCGTAACCTTCAGATGCTCCTAATTCCATATAATCTATTTGATGACCTAATTGTTCAATTTCTTCCTTTACCTTACCAGACATAAGAGCCATATATGCACCTGTTTTAGATGAATTTCCAACATATACTAACTTATCCTGAACTTTTTCTGGTAAAATTCCTATTCCTACCAAACTATCAGCTGATAAATGAGCTCCAAATTGTCCTGCTACAATGACTTTATCAAGATTGTCCATATCAATATTAGCCTTTTTTAATAGAGCATAGAAGCCAGAAAGAATAGCACCTTTTGCTAATTGCACTTGACGAATATCTCCTTGTGTAATTAGTATTTGGTCTGGATTACTTTCTAAAATAAACTGTCGTTTTCTGCCATCTAATTGAATCATATCATATCGATAATCTGATTCATCTAACTTTTCTTTCTTTATAAATGCTCCATCTTTTTTTACAAGTTCTGTACGGAGCAGCTCTTTTACAACAGCTAATATACCACTTCCACATATTCCTATTGGTTTTTGATCTCCAATAACCTGAACTTCAATTCCACTTTCAGTAATTTTAACATCCTCAATTGCGCCTTCTGCTGCTCTCATTCCAGAACTAATATTCATTCCCTCTAAAGCTGGGCCAGCTGCACAAGAGCATGATAACAGCTTTCCATGATTGGATAGAACAATTTCTCCATTAGTTCCAATATCTATAAACAGAACATTTTCCTTAGCTTTATGCAACTGACAAACATATGCTCCTGCTACAATATCTGCACCTATATAAGCGGAAACTGATGGAAGACAGTATAATCTAGCACCTGATGCTGCCTCTAAACCTATATCCTTTGCCAATACATTTTTTGATTTTGTGAATATTGGTGAATATGGAGACATTCCAATGGATGTAGCATCAATTCCCAAAAGAAGATGCATCATTGTACAGTTTGCTGCAATAGAAATCTCATAAATATTTTTTCTATCTACTTTTGCTTTATTGCATATATCTCCAATCATCTCATTAATAGAATTTACAATTGCATATTGCAATTTTTCCTTTCCATCCTCAGGATGCTCCACTTCATAAGTTATTCTAGTTAATACATCTAATCCAAAATTCTTTTGAGCATTGATCATTGAAGCTGTAGCTAATTCCTCACCTGTTTTCATATCAATTAGCGCTGTTACAACAGTTGTAGTTCCAATATCAACTGCAACTCCATAGAGAATACCTGTGGTATCTCCACTCTCAATTGCAATCAATTCTCTTCCATTAAAAACTCCTGTAACTTTTCCAGTTATGAATTCATGCTGCTGAAGCAATCTCCAATCAAATTTTTCAACATCAAATGTTTTACATATAAGCTCTTCAAAAGAACCTTGATTTTCTAATGTAGGTTTTTCTATTTCAAAAACCTCTTTATGAATTAAAGGATCAAATTCAAAATCAGGTGTATAGCCTGTAGTAAGTATGTCATGTTTTCCTTCTTTTTGTAAAATTTCAATTATAATATCCCCTTGTGGTACTACAAGGCAGGAAAGTCTTATACCTGAATCAATTTCTTCCTTTTTTAAAAGTTTTTCTTCTGTTTCTGAAATATCAGATAAACTTCCTTCTAAAAGTTTGATTTTACATTTTCCACATGATCCTTTTCCATTACATGGATTGTCTATAAAAACATCATTTTCAAGTAAAATTTGTAACAAATTTTTATCAGGTGTATATTCAAAGCTTTTATCCTGTGACTTAATATAAATCTTAGACATTACTATCTCCATCCCCTTTTGATAAACATTCTAGCATTGCTTTTACATTTTTTAAAGGAGATTTCATTCCAAGTCCACAAGCTGGGGATATAATATTTGATCCATCTTTTACACATTTTTTAGTTAGATCTTTAATTTTTTCTGGTTCGCCAAACTCAATTGCATAAGTGCTCACATTCCCCATTAATACTCTATCTTCTAAATTTTTTCTAGCATCACTCATATTAACTATAGAATCAAAACTTAAAGCATTACTTTTCACTTTATTTACTTCTGAATACACCCTCTTCATTTGTCCACATATATGCACAATTGTACCTTTATTCTCTTTTTGTACACTTTCAACAATCCTATTAATATATTTAACAGTAAATTCTTCAAATAGCTTTGGTCCTAAAATTTCACCTGTGCCACTAGGGTCAGAAATAGCAATTATATCTGCACCTGCTTCTATTTGTTTTTTTGCAAATGTAACTAATTCATCTGTAACAAAGCTAAGAAATTCATGTGCTTCTTTATTACTCTTTTTTAATTCTTTATAAAAAGTAGATGGTTCCATTACAGAACTTGCTGTACTAATAGGTCCTGTTAAATTACCTATAATAGGAACATTAGTATTCTTTGCTTTCAACAACTTAATTGCCTCAACAACTACCTTTGCTCTTCCTTCTTCATAGCTAATTGGAGAAATTTTTTTCCACTCTTTAACAGAATCAATTGCATATTCTATAACATGAGGTTCATAAATCTTTGTTCCCATGTCAACCTTTGCTCCAAAATTTTCTGCTTCAATGGTCATACAAAATGGAACTCCATAATTCTCAAAACAACCTTCTTTATACACTGCTTCTGCTAAACCAGCCATCATTTTTGCATTAGTATGTGCTTCTGGAAACTTTATTTGAGCTTCTTCTATCAACTCTGTTGTGACCATATTCATCATGCCTCCAGGGCAAATACATGGTGGTCTATCAACCTTTTCTCCATTAAAAGCCTTATTTAATCGTTCTTTTGGCGACAACATAGCCCTTCACCTCTTTCTCTATGCTATATTAAGTAATCCTTTTACTAGTTTAACTGCTTCAATTGCATTAGAAGAATAACCATCTGCACCAATCAAATCAGAAAACTTCTTTGAAATCGGGCCTCCCCCTATAACAACTTTAAGATTTTCTCTTATTCCAGCTTCTTTCAATAAGTCTACAACAGTTTTCATTCCACCCATTGTTGTTGTCATCAAGGTTGACATACAAACAAATGAAGCATTAACTTCCTTAGCTTTATCTACAAAGCTTTGAAGAGGAACATCTCTACCCAAATCAATCATATCAAATCCAGCTGTTTCTAACATAATTTTTACTAAATTTTTTCCTATATCGTGAGTATCTCCCTCTACAACTCCAATTACTCCCTTTGGCTTTTCTCTACCTGCTTCATCTGCTGGAAGATGAGGTCTTAAAATCGCTAAACCTTCATACATTGCATCTGAACATAATAACAAATCCGTAACAAAATATTCTTCCTCTTCATACAATTTGCTTGCACGATTCATACCATCTACAAGACCTTCCATAATACCATCAAGTATATCATATCCAGCCTCTACATACTCTTTAGATGCTTCAATTGTATCTTCCTCTTCCATTTCAAATACACCATCAGATAATCTTTTCAATAATTCTTCTTTTGATAACGCCATTGTTTTCCCTCCATTTTTTCCTAAATTGTAATTTTATATTCTAAGAGAAATTTTTTGGATCTAGTGGCCATTTTCCATATTTTCTAGCTGAAGCCATAAATTGATCGATATTTTCTAGTGGAACAGCACCAGAAAGATCACAGCCTGAGGCTAATATATATCCACATGGGCTGTCATAAGCCTTTTGTAAACACTCTTTTACTGCTAAATCTACATCATCAGTACTTCCTAGAATGAGCTTTTCTACAGGATCTACATTTCCAAGTATAGGAACCTTATTTCCTGCCATTTGTTTTGTATATGCTAAATCTACTCTGTTATCAATACTCAACATATCACAGCCGGACTTTACCATTTCTTCTACAATTGCTGTTGTATCTCCACAAATGTGATAACAAACCATTCCCTTTGCATCATGTATTTCTTTTACTAACTCTTGTGTGTATGGTAAAACAAATTCTAAATACTGCTTTTTATTAAGGATTGTTCCTGATGCAATAGGATCACATAATAAAACAAGAACACCTGCTTTTATAAATTCCCTGCAAATCATCTTCAATGCATCATTACAGAATTTAATCAATTGATGAAGTTTTTCAGGATTTTTTCTAGTTGCTCTAAGCAAGTTTTCTGTTTTGTAAATACTTGCAGCAGCTGTAAAAGGTCCAGTTATTAAAACTCCAATTGGAACTTCATTTCCAATCTCTTTTTTTAAGATACGTGCAGCTTCTAAATGTAATTGGAATGCTTTATCATTTTTTAGCTCTAATTTTGACATATCTAGCTTACCAACGTCATTCAAATCATCTAAAACGTATTTCATAATTGCTGGTACTGAATCTTCTGGGTCACTCATTTTACTTCCTAAAGCTGCACCTACGCCATGTAATCCATATTCAACAATAGCTAAATCGTTGCCGAACCTCTCATAACAAGCTATCTGTGCTTTAGCTTCATTTAAAGCACTACTTCTTTTTTCCTTATGAGTCATTCCAAGTGCTAGTCCAGACATAGAGCAAGCAACTGGCATAGCTAGAATTCTGTCCATAGGTTTTCCTGTCATAAATGCAGCTAATCTTTGATTTGGTGTCATTTGATCATTCTTGTGCATATATTACCCTCCAAATTTTTAAATTTATTTATATTAATAATTAAAGTAAATCAAGTGTTTTTATTATTCCATCTTTTAGTTCAAAATCTTTATTTTTAATGCACATTTGTCCAACAAATTTTGCTTTTCCCATAACCTTTTCACAAGCTTCAGAATATTTTATAGATCCTCCTAGATTAATGTCCTTCCATACAGCTTTATCTGTTCCTAATAATGAAAATGTAGTCTTAGGACAAAGTAATACTATCATTTCATCATCAATCATTTCCTCAATGTTTTTTAATAATGGATAAGTAAACATTTCTACAGTCTGTTCTGCATATTTAGGTCCTAAAATATTTAGTCCGCCAGAAGAGTCAGCATAACTAATCATGTTAACTCCTACTTTTTTAGCCTCTTCAACAAAGCGTAATGTTTCCTTTTGAAATTTATCAAAAATAGCCTTCATTGTGTCTGGTTCTTTTCTAAATATTTTAAAAACATGACGTGGATCGATTAAGACATTCATAATTGTAAATGGACCTGAAATGTATAAAAGTACATTCTCACCTTTATCTCTTAAATATTTACAGGCTTTTAAAACCTCTGATATACGACCTTTGGAATAATCAATTTCAGGTAAATCTAATATTTCCTGTGCTTTTGTACAAATATACTCCTTTGCTCTTGGACCAGCTTTTTCATTTCCAAGATTAATTATTCCACCCATTGCTTCTCCCTCAACGGTATGACAAAATGGTAGCCCACAAAAATTTGCGTTATCATATTTCTTTAATTCCTCTGCCAATGTAGCCATGCTGTCCCAATGTTTATATGCCTCTGGAAACTGTAAACCTGTTTTTTCTGTAACTTGTTCATTAATCCCTTCAGAATTATCATACGTACAATTAAAATCAATAATTTTACTCATGTTATTCCTCCTTTTAGTCGGAAACACGGAGTAGTTAATCCTACTCGTTAAAGTCCATTTAGGACTTTAACCTCCCTTTATAAAATAAGTAATCAGACATTTTAAATTATATATATCTCTCTAATTTAAAATTTTGGATATCTACTTAAAGCCTTTGATATATGTTTATTTTTAAAGCATTGTAATATTTTTTGCCTTTTCAACTCACTACCTATAATAGCCAACTTAGTTTCTTTAAATCCCTCTACATAATCCCACTGAAAATGATGAGGAGTAAAATCAAAATAAATAAACTTTTTTGTGTCAAGCTCTAAAATTCCTTTAGCTCTCAAAACA harbors:
- a CDS encoding corrinoid protein, encoding MALSKEELLKRLSDGVFEMEEEDTIEASKEYVEAGYDILDGIMEGLVDGMNRASKLYEEEEYFVTDLLLCSDAMYEGLAILRPHLPADEAGREKPKGVIGVVEGDTHDIGKNLVKIMLETAGFDMIDLGRDVPLQSFVDKAKEVNASFVCMSTLMTTTMGGMKTVVDLLKEAGIRENLKVVIGGGPISKKFSDLIGADGYSSNAIEAVKLVKGLLNIA
- a CDS encoding YkuS family protein encodes the protein MKRIGIEQGLSMIADYLSSKGYSVETLSGNFENNTSKYENLDAIVTADYNTDMMGISDTSTKVPVINASGLTQEEVENMIEQKITRS
- a CDS encoding methylcobamide--CoM methyltransferase codes for the protein MSKIIDFNCTYDNSEGINEQVTEKTGLQFPEAYKHWDSMATLAEELKKYDNANFCGLPFCHTVEGEAMGGIINLGNEKAGPRAKEYICTKAQEILDLPEIDYSKGRISEVLKACKYLRDKGENVLLYISGPFTIMNVLIDPRHVFKIFRKEPDTMKAIFDKFQKETLRFVEEAKKVGVNMISYADSSGGLNILGPKYAEQTVEMFTYPLLKNIEEMIDDEMIVLLCPKTTFSLLGTDKAVWKDINLGGSIKYSEACEKVMGKAKFVGQMCIKNKDFELKDGIIKTLDLL
- a CDS encoding MurR/RpiR family transcriptional regulator, translated to MVIEVGNNILDKLTETEKMVVNYINSNESNIPNMSIVDVAEKSFTSPATVSRTIKKCGLEGFSELRYKISAKEDYNHDSKKVNEILGKSLIEVTKTIENISVKNVLKTVKLIKESKRIYILARGLTELVAQEFNLKLQLLGYNTFLIVDPNIMRKICKTLNKDELVIVFSLKIGSPEIVESAESAIKTGAKLITCCCVTGSKLEEISDITLIGYKQSRTSIKEFEVTSRLPLFIISRAIIDYLII
- a CDS encoding PTS fructose transporter subunit IIC is translated as MKKIVAVTGCPTGIAHTFMAEEALKKAAEELGIEIKVETNGAVGVEHELTNKDIEEAVGVIVASDKDARTDRFIGKPTIETSVVDGIRKPKELIQAVLDGKVPVKGGKVPEKSSIKKSSDEVVGKQSLTRDIYKHLMNGVSYMLPFVVAGGVLIAVSFLWGIYSFDPKSSQYNATAAMIKGIGGQAFSVIVPIFTAYIANSISGRPGMVAGFVGGLIANTTGSGFLGGIIAGFFAGYLMLYFKKLLSGLPKQFEGLKSIFILPIIGILITGVLMTLLGGPIAAINKGAMGWLASLQQANPILLGIVIGCMSAFDFGGPVNKAAYLTGTMLLAQGNYYFMAGVSAACITPPLVIALATTFFKKGFDEEERAAGLVNYILGCTHITEGAIPFAAKDPLRVIPILMIASSISAVLSYLMRIQVPAPHGGFLILPLVSSPLLWVGAILVGSAVGAVLYGTYRGYVQKKAQ
- the pfkB gene encoding 1-phosphofructokinase, which codes for MIYTLTTNPAIDMNCYSSSSEPFKVNRTNNLSYSPNGKGVNVSLVLNHYSIESKAIGFFGGFTGKYIVDELDKRNISTIPFWIEENTRINVFITIEDNKEFKYVNKGPFVPEETQKDLLEYLSSNLKKHDYLIISGSLPQSIKQDYYNEILDICAEKNVEIVLDISSEKLKELLKYKPLLIKPNDDEVKEIFGVHLNDENDIKNALKYINKLGARNILLTLGENGMYFYDGKKTYYCNAPKIKLLSSACAGDSSLAAFLSEWIFQGNIEKALKKASATGANVAESSALGDLKKVSTYMKIIDVKEVM
- a CDS encoding PTS sugar transporter subunit IIA produces the protein MELNKLITENTIELNITAKDKDDLIGKMIDVLVKDGVIFDRDKFKEDIYHRESLSNTGIGFGIAIPHSKSTAVKEPRIALGVIKNGIDYDSIDGEPVNLIFMIAVNDSQSDLHLQALANLSRKLMHEEFRNNILNAKSKSEILEIV
- a CDS encoding uroporphyrinogen decarboxylase family protein — translated: MHKNDQMTPNQRLAAFMTGKPMDRILAMPVACSMSGLALGMTHKEKRSSALNEAKAQIACYERFGNDLAIVEYGLHGVGAALGSKMSDPEDSVPAIMKYVLDDLNDVGKLDMSKLELKNDKAFQLHLEAARILKKEIGNEVPIGVLITGPFTAAASIYKTENLLRATRKNPEKLHQLIKFCNDALKMICREFIKAGVLVLLCDPIASGTILNKKQYLEFVLPYTQELVKEIHDAKGMVCYHICGDTTAIVEEMVKSGCDMLSIDNRVDLAYTKQMAGNKVPILGNVDPVEKLILGSTDDVDLAVKECLQKAYDSPCGYILASGCDLSGAVPLENIDQFMASARKYGKWPLDPKNFS
- a CDS encoding ASKHA domain-containing protein, whose product is MSKIYIKSQDKSFEYTPDKNLLQILLENDVFIDNPCNGKGSCGKCKIKLLEGSLSDISETEEKLLKKEEIDSGIRLSCLVVPQGDIIIEILQKEGKHDILTTGYTPDFEFDPLIHKEVFEIEKPTLENQGSFEELICKTFDVEKFDWRLLQQHEFITGKVTGVFNGRELIAIESGDTTGILYGVAVDIGTTTVVTALIDMKTGEELATASMINAQKNFGLDVLTRITYEVEHPEDGKEKLQYAIVNSINEMIGDICNKAKVDRKNIYEISIAANCTMMHLLLGIDATSIGMSPYSPIFTKSKNVLAKDIGLEAASGARLYCLPSVSAYIGADIVAGAYVCQLHKAKENVLFIDIGTNGEIVLSNHGKLLSCSCAAGPALEGMNISSGMRAAEGAIEDVKITESGIEVQVIGDQKPIGICGSGILAVVKELLRTELVKKDGAFIKKEKLDESDYRYDMIQLDGRKRQFILESNPDQILITQGDIRQVQLAKGAILSGFYALLKKANIDMDNLDKVIVAGQFGAHLSADSLVGIGILPEKVQDKLVYVGNSSKTGAYMALMSGKVKEEIEQLGHQIDYMELGASEGYEKLFAACLIFPG
- a CDS encoding tagatose bisphosphate family class II aldolase — its product is MRRILSTREMLKKAKLNGYAVPAFNIHNMETLQVVAETAAESKSPVIIAGTPSTITDYAGADYIVAMAEVAAARYDIPISIHLDHFENVAEIKNYIDIGFKSCMIDASKKAFEENIRIVKEIVEYAHKYDVTVEAELGKLGGREDDLVVSEKDAMYTNPDDAIEFVARTGVDSLAIAIGTAHGLYKGEPKLDFDRLVEIRKKVEVPLVLHGASDVPDELVKKAISLGICKVNVATDLKIPFSNAVKKYFNENPAANDPRKYMTPGKEAMKDIVRHKIMVCGSNDQA
- a CDS encoding methylcobamide:CoM methyltransferase MtbA produces the protein MLSPKERLNKAFNGEKVDRPPCICPGGMMNMVTTELIEEAQIKFPEAHTNAKMMAGLAEAVYKEGCFENYGVPFCMTIEAENFGAKVDMGTKIYEPHVIEYAIDSVKEWKKISPISYEEGRAKVVVEAIKLLKAKNTNVPIIGNLTGPISTASSVMEPSTFYKELKKSNKEAHEFLSFVTDELVTFAKKQIEAGADIIAISDPSGTGEILGPKLFEEFTVKYINRIVESVQKENKGTIVHICGQMKRVYSEVNKVKSNALSFDSIVNMSDARKNLEDRVLMGNVSTYAIEFGEPEKIKDLTKKCVKDGSNIISPACGLGMKSPLKNVKAMLECLSKGDGDSNV